The Alistipes finegoldii DSM 17242 DNA segment AAACCATAAGTCATCGAAAAAGCGAATTCGTCAGACGCTGACCAAGCGCGCCCACAACCGTCTTTACCACAAGACGGCACGCAATGCCGTGAAAGCGCTCCGCAACACCACGGAGAAGAGCGCCGCCGAGGCCCTGCTTCCCAAGGTAACCGCCATGCTGGACAAACTTGCAAAGCACAACATCGTGCACAAGAACAAGGCCGCCAACCTCAAAAGCGCCATCCAGCTGCACGTGAACGCGCTCTAAGCCACTTCGCCCAAAATTCAAAGCCGCCCGACGAAGGCGGCTTTTTCATTTCATCACCCCACCTAACCTTTCGGCTCACCGCTTCCGGAAACACCCCGCCCCCTCGCCGTAGTCCAGCCGCCACACCGCCGCTGTCCGACATCCCGACATACACCGTCAAAAAGAAGCCGCCCGCACACCTGCGGACGGCCCGTTCTCCAACCCTTTCGGGAAATTCCCGCACGGTTTACTCCTTCTCGGCAAACCCCTGCGCCCGCAGCCGGATATCCGACCCGTCGGGCGTCACCAGATAGGCCCCGGTCGATTCGGGCGTAATGTGGCCGATTACATCGACGCACCCCATCTTCATCACCTGCTCCTGCATCGCCAGCGGCACCGTGAAGAGCAGTTCATGATCCTCCCCGCCGTTCAGGGCCGCCACCACGGGATCGGCGTGCAGCTCCTCGGCCAGCGCATACGTCTGCTTGGCGATCGGAATCCGGTCCAGATAAATCCGCGCCCCGCACTTCGAGGCCTTGCAAATCTGCAGCAGGTCGCTGGCCAGTCCGTCCGACAGGTCGATCATCGACGTCGGAACGATGCCCTCCTCCGCCAACGCATCCACAATGTCCCTGCGCAGACGGGGTTTGAGGTATTTTTCGAGCAGGTACTCATATCCCCCGAACTTCGGTTCGGGATTCTCCACGTCCGCCAACACGCGCTTCTCGCGCTCCAGCAGCCGCAGCCCCATGTAGGCCGCTCCGAGGTTGCCCGAAATGCAGATCAGGTCGTTCTGCTGCGCTCCGCCGCGCGACACGATCCGCTCCTTGGGGGCATGCCCTGCCGCCGTCAGGCTCAGCACCAGCCCCGTCACCGAAGCCTTCGTGTCTCCTCCAACCAGATCGATCCCCTGCTCCCTGCAGGCGAAAGCGATCCCTTCGTAAAGCTCCTGCAACGCCTCGACCGACATCTTGGCCGACACGCCCAGCGAGACCATCAGCTGCGAAGGCCGGGCGTTCATCGCCAGAATATCGCTTCCGGCCACCGTCACGGCCTTGTAACCCAGATGTTTGAGCGGGAAATAGGTCAGGTCGAAATCGACGCCTTCCGTCAGCAGGTCCGTCGAGCAGAGCACGGCTTCGCCCGCAGGAGGCAGCATGACAGCCGCGTCGTCGCCCACGGCCCGCAGCGTCGAGTCGTTCGTCGGTTCGACCCCGCTGGTCAGCAGATCTATCAGGCCGAACTCTCCCAATTCGGCGATTTCGGTACGTCGTTTCTTTTCCATATTATAAATTTTTTTACAAAATTAGGGAATCTTTGCTCTTTCCCAAAAATTTAACGTATTTTTGTCCGGTAAATCCCAAAAACGGTTTCTATAATGATAAACATCGTCTTATTCGGTGCGCCGGGCTGCGGGAAAGGCACGCAGGCGCAACGGCTGAAAGCACACTACGGCATCGAGCACGTCTCGACGGGCGAGGTTATCCGCGACGAGATCCGCCGCGGCACGGAACTCGGACGCAGTATGGAATCCTACATCAAAGCGGGCA contains these protein-coding regions:
- the rpsT gene encoding 30S ribosomal protein S20; its protein translation is MANHKSSKKRIRQTLTKRAHNRLYHKTARNAVKALRNTTEKSAAEALLPKVTAMLDKLAKHNIVHKNKAANLKSAIQLHVNAL
- the thiL gene encoding thiamine-phosphate kinase; protein product: MEKKRRTEIAELGEFGLIDLLTSGVEPTNDSTLRAVGDDAAVMLPPAGEAVLCSTDLLTEGVDFDLTYFPLKHLGYKAVTVAGSDILAMNARPSQLMVSLGVSAKMSVEALQELYEGIAFACREQGIDLVGGDTKASVTGLVLSLTAAGHAPKERIVSRGGAQQNDLICISGNLGAAYMGLRLLEREKRVLADVENPEPKFGGYEYLLEKYLKPRLRRDIVDALAEEGIVPTSMIDLSDGLASDLLQICKASKCGARIYLDRIPIAKQTYALAEELHADPVVAALNGGEDHELLFTVPLAMQEQVMKMGCVDVIGHITPESTGAYLVTPDGSDIRLRAQGFAEKE